The Bicyclus anynana chromosome 12, ilBicAnyn1.1, whole genome shotgun sequence genomic interval ttaattactGGACACCCTGTATAGCGAAGAATTGAAACGTATACGTGTCCGAGGGATTAGTTTTTTTCAATGATGTGTTGTTCCATTTATGATTACCGAATCGAATGTAGGTAATAAATACATCCCTAGTAAAATGATCGTTCATACGTGCATACGTGAGGTGCTGTCTGTAATATTCACATCTCGTACCGTCTGCACGTTCCGGCGGATGTCTATAACTTGACGTTGACGTTATGCGAAATGTCATTGTTCTCGACACAGAGCGGCTACTTCTAGAGATTTATTCGCAACACCTAAGTACTcctgttttttattattgttgacATCGGATTGTCAATTTATAAACCGATACAGGTTTCAGAATTtgaataggtacttataaataaaactactcataaattaatttaaaccgTGGTACTAATAGAATACTAAGTATTCTGTGCCGTGGACTTCAGTtctcagattttcgaaatgcacactttTTAGCTATCAGTTAACCTAACCTCATCTAACTTGTTGATGAAGTATATCTGCAGTAGCTTTTTTTGGGTTACCAATATTAGGCTTCTTCAATGAAGGTACTCAACAACAAGCAAAGTAGTCTCCCTTATATTCATCTGCTGTGCTTGATTAAGACCTAAAATTTCCTATTCGGATCctcttttattgatttttaaattttaatgtggtCCCGAAATAGAGCTTTATGAGAAAGTCTTTGTTTTTATGATACAGTAACATGGAAATTTGGATTGCAGCAACTAAGCATGAATAAATAAAGACATGTTTCAGGTGTTTTTGGTGAAAAAATGCGGATGAGCTTTAGTAGGTATGAGAGTGTTGTTTGTTGTTGaaagttttgttgttgttgagtTTACGTTTTCAAAAGGTAGGAACTTGTAAGTTTTACTCGTCATAAAGAAAGTTATGTCGTGGTTGAGAGTGTGtggtttttaaaacaaaattgcgTACGTTCACTTTTTGTTAAACTCtctttttttgcaatttttggcGGATTAAATAATGTGTTcagcaaaaatattatttatactttatcgAATACggatacggtcgaattgagaaacctcctcctttttttttgaagtcggttaataaatattaataattattagctGCTATAGTGTGGAAAGACTCACTTTCGCATGTCTATATCGGTAAGGAAGAGCTTTAAACTCGTCGGATAAGACAAAGGGTCCGTGTGCTTAGAAACTGTTTTTTTACGATCCAGACTTAATGATTCACAGCGCGCAACGTCCTGTATATGAATTGCCCATAAAGCTTTTACAGACGTACCAATAACTTATTTTTAGATTAGAAAAAAATGCCAATTTTGTTTGGGAATTTCACATATTGCTTACAATAGAGTTTTTGAATTGGAAATTGCCGTATagtctaaaatataatatattttcagtaggtattattatttaatattatacaagAATCAAGTTACAGCTTCGTTACTTGTACCACTACTATTTGAAGTTCGTTCCCGCAGCAAAATGAGTTACGTGACTTACATAACATGCTTACTGATTAGGTGTTATGTGATATTAAGTAGCTTATTCTCTGCGAGAATAGAGATTACTGAATATACcggtttctttttatttagttaaagaaAAATGTTACTAAGCTTAaacagtataaaacaaagttgcaTTCAGCGTTTGTACGCTAGATTTTTTAAACGTTGCAAGCTGAAGCTGTGAacttatattcatatttttcttGAACCTGTAAATTCAAGAAAATATTATACACTTTTAAATTTGCATATATTCAAGAATTCAAAACGTTAATAATCGTCATAAATTAAACTTGATCGTCCATAAAAAAAACTGGCCATGTCTTTTGcacagattattttttttttgctattctcttatttttttatttctcctttttttaatttttaccaatgttataatatagaaaacactattaaaaagttattaaaaaatttaaccctCCCGCTACGGGACATTTGAATGCCGAAgtaaccggtggtcagggctccagagtgaggaacatcctcacaatacgcgccgtctcaaaaatcactgccttctgtatccgactctcgatccaacagttaagtctTCCAGTTTAGTCTAATctcaaaaattgcaaaatattttatataaaaatatgatttaaatgtTGAAAAAGGCGCAGTCGTCCGCAAGTAGTCTATGAGGAAGTGTGAAAGATCCACTACCGACCAAAGTTGGAGGCGTATGTTGGCATGTCTGAATATTCTAATATGAATCGTCCGTAGTATTTTGTTTTAGGGTAGTTAGTGTACTATACTTAGTTGCGTCCTTGGACCGCGCGGCGCCGAGCGTGTTAATCAATCTTTAATacattgttattaataatgtaatacattttattataattaaatgtattttataatttatgaactaTTAAAGTATCTTTCAACGCTAGCGCTCGATATCGTAAACAAGTAATTGTGTATCAGGTATTGTTTGCAAATATAAGTGAAGTGACAATAGTCCGTTACGGTCAATGCACTTACTCGTAGTTTAGTCGAagactattttattaatagttcaCACGATATTTTTGCAAAGCAAACTACTCatagaaattatttaatttagtgaaATTTCATAGTTTTGTGAAAATTTTGTTGTAAAGTGCAAAATAAGAGTTTAATCTTTGAaacatttaaatactcatttcatctttattttcaagggtttttaaattttacggaTACAACTATATAATTACGTACCTAaaggaattttctttttttataacacttgaaactgaaaattgaaatattgtaaatattcaaaattcaaaacaacatgagtagttaaatttttaagttttgtccataattaagaaaacttactCACTTCTTTGCTCTAAGCTTTGTTTACTTCTGTAGTATTTAAACTTAAAGGTAGAAGTAGAGAAGAGTACCGGTTTCTTGctgttgttttataatttttacataaatagttGAAAGatactttgtaatatttaaataataatattcaatgtTCAATAGTTAGTGTATAAACGGAAGAGATAACGCGATATCGCGAATCGGCGGATTTTTGTCGACGCTTGTAAGCgctgttataataatttattagcaGTTGATCTTTGCAATATGGAGTTCGGACTATTAGTGCTTTTGTGTTTAACAGTTGCACCCGTGTTGGGTGAGGGTGAGCTTAAATTGGGTGATGTTGGCACGTGTGAGGAGGGCGATGGGTGAGTTGCATACATTATTGCACAGTTACCTTTTATATTTAAACGGACCACAGGACCAGGCCACCCAGGCCTCTCTCCTTAAAACTCGAAAGGTGGTTGGCAGCAGGAGCGTAGTTACCTccatatcagccgtatcaatgatatggaCCCCCAAAATACAAGTACAGTAAAATATAATCCACAATCTTACTTAATCCATACCGGATTCGATCCGGAAGAAAAGGTAATCTCTTTTTTTCGCAAGCTAAGCAATAAGCACGCGCCCAATaattggaaacatcctactTTGTGCATTTTCGTTTCTTTGGTGGGAAATCTTTACAATTCATTAAACCACTAGTTAGTAGCTAACTAGAAAATTAAGCTTACCTATACTCcacgccacgaaacaagtctcgTATACGccgcgctaatgtcttaatggcgctttTGTCATTTGTATaggtgctgtcaattttagttcaggctTTAGCCAAGGGACTTCtttcattcatttaattttagaacaGCGTGGTGGTCAGAGCTTTACAATGCATTAAAGGCAAGGGGTTGCCTTTAATGCCTGGACTTGCGTTGATGCTGATGACGATGATTGAGGTACTTAAGCTATTGCCGTACCGTTCCTTAAGTTACCGTCCTATGTTGCTCGTCTAGAAAAAGATTTAGTACCTAATTTATGTATCTGACatctaaaaaattattaatgactagttttacccacgtggtttccgttaaaataagaaaacggggataatagcctatagccttcctcgataaatgggctatctaacactgaaagaatttttcaaatcggagttcctgagattagcgcgtacaaatCATCAATTACCCTCTTACATAAACCAACTctcctctacaataacataaataatgaatgttaatagcACCTGTAATCGAAGAACTTGTAACACTAAGTGTCCATGACTAGTTTCTACGCAGTATCGTACTGGAACCCCCCAGTAAATGGTGGTACGTGCTTATCGGTAATGTGGTAGCTAGCCGAAGTCTTCCAGTTGACCAGAACTAAGCCAAATCTGAAAATGTACGAAtttaataatcgatttttgtgacaataaataaaatgattctTCTTTTGTTTCAGGTCTACCGAGGTACGTAAGCAGCATGTTTATTTTCAGTTTGCGGAAAGTAATAGTATATTATCCTGTAGTGTAGTTGAAAGTCTTTTCTTTTATCTTGTTGTTATCTCTTGAACGCATGAGAGAAAGCTTGAATTTGGTCTAAATCAATACCTAAAAAATCATCACAAATCAGTTttctacaattttataaagtgtttacaaaaaaatcccttttgaaaatacttttcagGTTGTATGCTGCCCAGGGTATATTTTGGGTTACGATAAAGCAACTAAAAGAGATTTCTGCAAGCCGATATGTAGGCCCAGCTGTGGGAAGCACGGGGAGTGCGTCAAATATAACCAATGCAAATGCAAACCTCCTTACGAGCTCATAGATAACACTTGCTCTTTACCCAAGACATGCACTGAGCCATGTGTAAACGGAAAATGTACCAGCTACAACAAATGCACGTGTGACTCAGGTTACACACACTCAAATGAATCTTACTGCAAGCCTGAATGCCAAAAAGCCTGCATTAACAGCTTCTGTGGAGCCCCCGAAAGATGTGATTGCTTACATGGATATAGACGTAAAAACCAATGGGAATGTATATTCGATTGCCCGGTTGGTTATACACTCAAAAACGAATCGGAATGTGTACCACATTGtgataaatgtgaaaatggtgAATGTATTGGACCAAATGTTTGTAAATGTAACAAGGATTATATTAAGCAAGGTGACGAATGCGTTCCAGTTTGCAAAGGAAACTGTCTAAACGGCTATTGTTTGAAACCTGGCGAATGTGTTTGCAGTACAGGATACACAAACGATCCTGTAGACAAGCTAACCTGTCGTCCTATATGTGAGCCTGGTTGTGTCAACGCTACTTGTGATTCACCCTTTCGCTGCATTTGCCTCCCTGGTTACACTCGTAGGAACAAGACAGTTTGCGAACCAAAATGCGACTATTGCACGAATGGTGATTGCATCGGACCAAACGATTGTAGATGCCACGACGGATATATGATGATGGGCAAAAAGTGCAAGCCAGTTTGCTCGAAAACATGTATCAACGGATTTTGCTCGGAACCCGAAAAATGCATCTGTTTACCTGGATACATCTCTGATGCTAATAACCAATATAACTGCAAACCTGAATGTGTGGGATGTGAAAACGGCGTTTGTATATCACCTGGGCGATGTTCCTGCGTTGATGGTTACGAAAGTGTCAATGGTACATGCAAGCTTAAGTGCTCCCAAAAATGCATAAATGGCCACTGTAAATCACGGTCATGTGGTAACGATTATTGCCCATCAACAGATGAATGCGCTTGTCTCCCTGGGTACAAAAAAGATGATAATGACAAGTTTATGTGCAAACCTCACTGTGCATGTGAAAATGGCAAATGTTCATCCTCCGGCCAATGTCTTTGTGATGAAGGGTATGAAAATCGCAATGGTACATGCAAGCCTAAATGTTTCCAAGCTTGTATTAATGGCTATTGTAAGTCACCAAACGAGTGCGGTTGCCTCGAGGGTTATAAATTGAACATTACATTGGAGTCCTCAGTTTGCTACAAACCATGCTTGAGCCCTTGTGACAATGGAATCTGCAATTTCAACGGGGAATGCGTTTGCTACAACGGACACAGTAATAATACAGGGTGCCTTGAGATGAATAATGAGACGTAAGTATCAAgaatgaaaaatgtattaattagaTATTGTTAAAGATTTTTAGGGCACCTGATCTTTTTCACATACAAATTCCACGGTGTTTTAGCTCAGTTTAATATAGTTAAGGGTTCGCATAAACTATTCCAttcattattgttatattattttaaggtCTGATCCGAGACCCTGAAGAGGGCCAGGTTTCGCTCCTTAAAGTAGAAGAATTTTTCAGAACTgaatatttcttagaaaaaacaTTGGTTCCATgttaaattacaaggaaaatatCGCAAATTCCCTGATAAATACCAATTAaaactgcaaaaaaaaaattccattatttctaaaaattgcAGAGAAATGAGATATCATTTATCTTTACCCGATTTGAGGAAATCCTCTTTGATTATTGTGGAAATAACTAAATAGGTATTGGCAACGCTAAACACAAACTAGTTTTGTTTCTAGTTATTTTGGTTTTGGATAGTTTTGTCCAACGAGCCACTTTAACTTTTTGTATCTTACTCTTATTTCTTAgttgtttgtttccttgtttgttgtttactataaataaataaaactgaacgtTCCCTTAATAAtccggaaataatatatagtctatagccttcctcgattaatgggataacattgaaagaatttttcaaatcggaccagtagttcctgagattagcgcgttcaagcgaacaaactcttcagcttcataatattagtaaagattcgCTTTGTCTTTAATAATTTCCATTTTTTAATTCGAATTTGATGTTGCAGGATCCAATGCAAAAGTTGCGACGGCAACTGCACTGGTGATGTATGCAGGTGTCCTGATGGTCGACCCTGCGAAGTGCTGGTTGAGGCTCAAAGAACAGGGTAAGTAGTTCAACCCTCGTAGCTCAAAGATAAAGGGGCCGGACTAATCACAGAGAagttgtggttcgatccccgcccgctgaaTTATTGTCGTATCTACTACTTAGATTGTGTCTTCAAGACTATTTGGTAtcgaatttaaaagaaaatatgattGTAAAAATACAACAGATTTCATTTCATGGAAAACTAAAACAAGAACGTAATATGTTATTGGTTATACTAGTAATAGGACAATCGTGTTTTTGTGTGTAAACGTACGGAGCGTCTGAAAAGCAAAAAcgcattttgaaaaaaattatgttgataatgatatttatatctataattattataagttatcgGACTACTGCAAGTTTAGAGCTTGCTCAATgcgggttaaatttttttttattccttacaagttagcccttgactacattctcacgatagtaagtgatgcaatctaagatggaagtgggttaacttgttaaaagAAGGATAAtcatccacactcctttttcgatttctacacgagaTCGTACCGGATCGTTGAATGTTAAATTCAGTAATGACCACTATGTGAATGATAGTTAGTGACCACGATTgttggcttaacgtgctctctgagatATGAGAGTgttacaccaccaactttactACTTCGTGCagaagataataattttaactgaaaacataaaataaagaaaagactGATCCATGTCCTAGTGCCATCAACCAACATGGGCATCCAAAAGCACAGCCAAACCATTGTGTCAAACGAAGTATTTGTAGGCATTATAAGTTGGTTCTTAAAATCCTGTGATTGTTCTCCAGGTTAGCCGGTCTGGAGTTGACCTGGATCCTGGGCGCGTGTATTGGTCTGCTTCTCTTTGTCTTCGTCATCGCGATCATGGCGCAGATGTGGCGGAAACGACCGAAAGCTAAAACTGCTACGTATGCTGGTAAGTTCTATATTTTCAGTAACAATATTATTGTGTTGTATATTTTGGAAATCTTTCGACATCGTTCTTATGCCAAACTTACACCttcttaaaactttaattaagcTACCCAAAATCGCTtaacaataaatgaatttatgaataaaaaaacatttttttacgaTTTGCCAATTAATAATCTGGTATGTTTACGACACACAAtcaagaaaaaatatcaaaaccatAACcatgtttcgatatttttttcactgcccACATATTTTAGGCGCCAAGCGATCAAACTTTTTGTCAAACTGTTTATCATTAATTTGTAAACAATTTGATAATTTGAGGCTTTGTTTGAATTTTTGacaagttaagttaagttagacagtttaattaaatatttttttttttttatagtaaaaataaagaaaacaatacaatacaatgttTTACAATATGTATATTACAATTTCAGAAGGAAACACGAACGGTAGCGTTGGCTTCACAGCACCCGGTACTTTGATATTCCCTGATAACAGAGCAGACGACAATTACGATAGAGAAGACGACGAAGACAATAGAGACGACAGAGACGAGCGGACGACAGAAGGACTTCTGCGAACTAAGGTTTTATATGAAGACGAGAACTTGTAACCAAAGacgaaattaatttagttttattttgtaatatacaaaattcatctGCTCAGTTATATTTAACTATTAAGTAAATTGTTGTAAATATGACCTGAAAACAAATGACGActcctaaataaaaaaatctaaacttatttatttatgttacttttgaaacatcaagttggACTATATTTTGTAAAGACTACTACTTCTGTGATGAAGTTGTGTTAGTGTTGCTTTTCACTCGGGAGGTCCTagctttgatttttaaattagtttaaaactttttattctttaaattatACTTGAACGAAAAACAAGAAATTACTAATTTCTGGTTTGTACGATGTACGATGATAAAGTAGTTATAgagtatgtattaaataaactcCTAAATCCTTGACAAGTAAGACACGCATTGCATTTCTTTTGGACTGTCCAAGGCGTTTGAATGTGTGCACCATGTCAAGAAGCCTAATTACTTAGAATGTATTACTTAGTGGATCATCAAATCAAATTGTTAACGTGATTTGTTTATGAATATTAGAAATGTGCGCACACGTGTCACTAAGATCTCACCAGATCTCTTCTGGTACTGATGTACACATGACCTAAACTGGAATGCTTCTTCTTCTTGAAGATGACACAAACTTCAGCAGGCGATTCCATAAGAATCTATCCAGTAAGAGAAGAGAGGATAATTTAGGGTATTAAAGCATAAACCATATCCAAATTCCTTCTCTGAAACATTGCCAAGTGTACTAAAATCTACGACGAGAATCAACGAGACCATTCATTATTCCGATTAATGTCTCTATCGGGATGATAAAGTTCTTTGTATTGTCAGTAGGtacgaattataattaatatcgaCGTATGAACGTCGGTATCGATAGCGTTGAGGAAATCACGTCACTATAAACTCTACGCCCCCCAGTGACAACATTATTCTCGATGTAAATTTAAGGTCATACGGGTAACTCATTAGAGCCTAACACCTAAGCGGCACCTCGCCGCATCTTGCAAGAAGTGTTCCGATGATGATACGGATTTGATGTACCTGCACGTATGGCACACAAATCAACTCGAACGGCACCGAAGAAACTCGAGCAACGCACACTTATCAGAATAGTAACGTAATCGCTTTGTCTCGGGACAAGTTTATGGCTCGCCGTCCGCGCGCTTACGCCTCGCCGTCCATCCTTACGCCTGATCGTCGCCGCGCTTACGGCTAACCGTCTTCGCTCAAGCTCATACCTACGTGTTTCCGTATCCAAGCACATCCGAGGCGCACCTGCCCTGCTCGCGTACCAACTGGCTCTCAACCTGCGGTCGACGAGCCGTAAGTCACCGTCACCGTATCCGAGTCAACACCTGGTTGACCGAGAGGCGATACGTTTGCGATCCTTTCTGAGTTGATATGTATGCTATAACCTTAATGCATTCATGTTCATACTAAAGAACGAAATACGATATAATGTATGAAATAGAAAGCGAGGTGGTCGGGTGCTGGATCCTATTGCAAATAATCACTTTACCGTTCTTCTAATATATTCTGGTATTTTACCTTTCAAGTGTAAAAGTAAACTTATAAATGAACATTTATCAATCAAGTATTATAATCACGTAATTCGTTGAATTACAACAATGCTTTTACCAATGCCTTGCTTGTTAAACATTCTCGTGGCATTGAAGATGTAAGCAAAGATAAAAAGAAACTATTTGACCGTgatgtacctataataattattattgtctaaGTTTTctattgtacaaaaatatttagtaataaaatgttttttttgaataatataatattaagaatatGAAAACGTTATTCTATAAATTTAAACgcaaaactttacttaaaaactaataacTTTTATTCATCTCACTAATTTCAGAGATCTCAAAATATAAACGTACTTACATAcacaaaaatttgtttaaatttttatcttttaatagtGTTCAAAACTTACTTTTTCAATACTAATAAGCACCTAGTGAATCCaaagagattaaaaaaatatactttacttaATATCatgtaaattacttaattagtaAGTAgtctgtaaattaaaaattttaaacttaattttacgtCTAAGTTTGAACTAAATGTGAAGTTTTTACAGCCATGTTCCCGCAACGGGTCGACAACCTAGTCTGTATTacgtgaaaatatatatttttgatgcAATGTATGACCTTTCATTTTAAACTACCCAGCTGAAATTACTCTTATACACCCACGCGCTATTTTGTTACAAGCTCTCTTTTAAATTGCTGTTTGCTTGTTAAAGGTCAAATCTTGCAACTGAATTTTACAACTCTGACGCTGACTTTTTTCATATAGGTACAGACTTTTTtctttaacagccgatggacgtccatcggacaTAGATGGAcatgcatagacttccaaacacaacggtctcgagccgccagcatccagcgactccctgcaagcCTCTTGATGTCcttagtccacctagtgggcggtcgaccaatactgtgcatttcggtgcggggtcaccattccagcaccttgggactccacttgccatttcagcttcgcgactcgctgaactatgacagtgaaagaaagaaagaaagaaaataagtttattcactttttagtgtcacaaacagtacatcctatcttagatattacatgactgtctgtgacaccaaacagaaagggtttacagctcagcattagccgttcatcgcaggaaagcaatgcgcagcgctgattttcagctgagacccgggtgacgtcacagtcagttataattataaactaaacatctaatcaaaatactttaaatacatccaaaataaaaattcatacaataagacacaaaataaaaaaaaaaaaaccaaaatcaaaaaaccttgataagagcgtataaataaaataataataacataaagataaatgccaacactttggcatttatctttatgactgactttgactttggttcgtctgcggatctcctcatttctgattcgatcacgcagggaaactacaagcataactcgctccatcgtccgctgagtgagtttgagccttctaatgatgCCCACGGTTAGCAACGAAGTCTCGGATCTGTAGgtgatcactggcaacacgcactattcGTCATCAGGCCCTGAACAATTTTGAACCTAAAGATGTTGCGCAGTTTCCCTAGCGCTACCTAGCCCAGCTGGATTCAACGGTTCTCTcctttctcaaaattggacctacctaattGGACTGTGTGACCAAGGTAAATGTATATACCCGTCTACAATTTCAAGCGTacagtcctcaacaataactgggtggagcggtacataAGCGTTAGATACTCGTATGATCTTGCCGAAAAACGGCAAGTTTGCATACTTACCATTGCGTGTTTACAGTTTTCAAAACAGCAATACATATTATGCCTCTTTGTAAAAAATCTTGTCACAAATAGTCATTAAACCTAAAAAACGTCATGATCACGAATTAAGGGAATAAACAACTTTcaactcattttattttattttaacagttttaacaagttcttatttataaaattttgtatcaAACATTATGTTCATAGTCTCTTCTTCAAAGTTCTTCGAACTTCGAGCCTTCAGTATTCTGGGATATCAAAAACCAATAGATTAGCGATGTCTTTAGGTGTTTGGACAGATCGTCGGATCCGTTTAACGCAAGCTGGGCGTCCCTTCACGCTGGTGTCCTTCCTGTAGCCAGGGTTGCAGATGCAGAAGTGAGGCGCAGAGCAGGTGCCGTTGGGACAACCGCCTGGACAGTTGGGGATGCACCTGGGGAATCAGAAGTAGGAATGTTGTACTGAATATTTAATGAGCTTTCTAAAGATAAGCAGTTGTCTCAATAGCTCTACTTTTGATGAACTGGACTTAACATCGAGAGGTCAAAATATCACCATAGCTTCACAGTTCAATCCCGGGAGGTCATAGGTTTGATCCCCATCCTATACATCAATTTAGTGGTAACAATGAAACATTATCATGAGGGCTGAATAATGagtcaaaaattcatttatttcttaatagaaataaatgaattttgacttggCTCATTATTCTGACtctgaaagtgcttgtaaagtaagcctaataacttattttacaagcccttttgaaacgtcagtcgTCAGGTAATATTCACGAGGGCTCCAATctccttggtccgagaagagcccacaacaaactcagtctaTTCAAATCCCCCTGTCTTCTCTCTTAAGAGCATGAGGTGTATGCTTTGTCCTGAGGACAAGGCACAACCTTTACTGAAGCCTCATCATCCTAAGCTCATTGTACCAAAGACCTGACCAAGGACCAATTTAACTCTGGCGGTGTTTTTAGGATATTATGTGAAAAAATGACAATTAGCTCTTAGAACGGGTACCTACCGCTTATTTAACTAATATTGTTCTATTTAGTTTGTAAGATCAAATTCTGTTCATTATGCTAATTTGTTTACCTTGATCCAGTTAAATCAGCAGGATCTGTAATATATCCGGAATTGCAGCGACAAACTCCGCTAGTGCAAACGCCGTTGATGCAAGGACTGGCGCAATCCAGGTCCTCGTCAGAGCTCACCGGCTCTCGGTTTTCAGGGTGCCTTTGGTTATCTGGTAAACCAGGATTTTGAGCTCCCTGACCTTGGTATCCAGTTTGCCCTTGATACCCACTTTGACCATGGTATCCACTTTGACTGTGATATCCAGTGTGTCCCTCGTGACCACTTTGACTGTGGTATCCATATTGACCTTGGTATCCACTATGGTCTTCGTATCCAGTTTGACTATGATAACCAGTTTGCCCGTTTTGAGCAGTTTGCCCTTGGTATCCTGTATGTCCTAGTCCGGATAAGCCCTGACTGTCAGGATAAAGGTGTTGTTGTTGACCAGGGTATCTTTGAGATGGATTTATTTGACCAGTGTTAGTCTGGCCAGGATTAGCCTGTCCAGGGAATGTTTGACCAGGATATGATTCTCCAGGGTACCTTTGGCCTGGATAATATGTCTGACCAGGATATATTTGTCCAGGGTAGTAGTGTCCAGGATATGTCTGGCTCGGATACGTCTGACCAGGATATGACTGACCAGGGTAAGGATAGCCAGGATACGTCTGACCAGGG includes:
- the LOC112052633 gene encoding cell death abnormality protein 1-like isoform X2; its protein translation is MEFGLLVLLCLTVAPVLGEGELKLGDVGTCEEGDGSTEVVCCPGYILGYDKATKRDFCKPICRPSCGKHGECVKYNQCKCKPPYELIDNTCSLPKTCTEPCVNGKCTSYNKCTCDSGYTHSNESYCKPECQKACINSFCGAPERCDCLHGYRRKNQWECIFDCPVGYTLKNESECVPHCDKCENGECIGPNVCKCNKDYIKQGDECVPVCKGNCLNGYCLKPGECVCSTGYTNDPVDKLTCRPICEPGCVNATCDSPFRCICLPGYTRRNKTVCEPKCDYCTNGDCIGPNDCRCHDGYMMMGKKCKPVCSKTCINGFCSEPEKCICLPGYISDANNQYNCKPECVGCENGVCISPGRCSCVDGYESVNGTCKLKCSQKCINGHCKSRSCGNDYCPSTDECACLPGYKKDDNDKFMCKPHCACENGKCSSSGQCLCDEGYENRNGTCKPKCFQACINGYCKSPNECGCLEGYKLNITLESSVCYKPCLSPCDNGICNFNGECVCYNGHSNNTGCLEMNNETIQCKSCDGNCTGDVCRCPDGRPCEVLVEAQRTGLAGLELTWILGACIGLLLFVFVIAIMAQMWRKRPKAKTATYAEGNTNGSVGFTAPGTLIFPDNRADDNYDREDDEDNRDDRDERTTEGLLRTKVLYEDENL
- the LOC112052633 gene encoding cell death abnormality protein 1-like isoform X1, with protein sequence MKLTLFFVLIVLFIHFIYVEGLKANDTGVCVVTRSVKKTQRRVYIAKYKCGKKICSTRRNKIKDYIVTQNDILCCKGWTYSSTLDACSPLCSMGCIGGRCTAPDVCQCDPPATLDPGTKNACYLPRCDPPCGNGTCTANNTCTCLHGYEKANNTCQAKCESCQNGRCVSPNNCQCNEGFMKINGTCSLPICQPKCNNGKCTANNTCVCFDDYEKVNNTCQPKCEFCQNGRCVSPNKCECFDGYAKMDGVCRPLCVNVTNVASPTCKCVEGYYRCYTPCKDDCIVCDDNGKCSRPVDCGSTEVVCCPGYILGYDKATKRDFCKPICRPSCGKHGECVKYNQCKCKPPYELIDNTCSLPKTCTEPCVNGKCTSYNKCTCDSGYTHSNESYCKPECQKACINSFCGAPERCDCLHGYRRKNQWECIFDCPVGYTLKNESECVPHCDKCENGECIGPNVCKCNKDYIKQGDECVPVCKGNCLNGYCLKPGECVCSTGYTNDPVDKLTCRPICEPGCVNATCDSPFRCICLPGYTRRNKTVCEPKCDYCTNGDCIGPNDCRCHDGYMMMGKKCKPVCSKTCINGFCSEPEKCICLPGYISDANNQYNCKPECVGCENGVCISPGRCSCVDGYESVNGTCKLKCSQKCINGHCKSRSCGNDYCPSTDECACLPGYKKDDNDKFMCKPHCACENGKCSSSGQCLCDEGYENRNGTCKPKCFQACINGYCKSPNECGCLEGYKLNITLESSVCYKPCLSPCDNGICNFNGECVCYNGHSNNTGCLEMNNETIQCKSCDGNCTGDVCRCPDGRPCEVLVEAQRTGLAGLELTWILGACIGLLLFVFVIAIMAQMWRKRPKAKTATYAEGNTNGSVGFTAPGTLIFPDNRADDNYDREDDEDNRDDRDERTTEGLLRTKVLYEDENL